One part of the Dunckerocampus dactyliophorus isolate RoL2022-P2 chromosome 11, RoL_Ddac_1.1, whole genome shotgun sequence genome encodes these proteins:
- the cfap100 gene encoding cilia- and flagella-associated protein 100 isoform X1: MSSDSLVSKQDGVAKSQKAGTRRRKSPDSKSILLQSLNEKADRQKEMRNFLPLPIHEKMSYSARMMAEQRKELAKQLTEEDESVKMLKQAKRKPTLPIQTPARRELKTALLKQTNIVRECKLDFITMERQKAVLEISLMTKRSEIHKMDKAIAKEERQLKELEKLIEKDNQSFEQFLRDNEKKSTEARTFFEREAKSKQERNTEIKKLTSEISVIRSDVSSYEETLQEYKRYKELLFKLSPPEWQEAQRAKLMKKAPLNESTEDELNKKPIESTSVKQEKTVENDSARGRPRLPSAESASLSKRSDPDTDSSEYEDDPELYFTDPKQLIELMTELTEQNLSLMKNSTRAEETLEELKQSMEAIKKTTEKDKELLTQQIHEMNKRIEDEKARAAKLKQKVQLHVLLNTEDEDDMLNSLGEKVAEVYRFCVDDRVSSHSTLEKLASIEKQMSSLLHCLEEIPEESLEMMQKIKDSERRTRQREEKLRLQREKQIERMKRYLERSLADAKKSSGRKLMPRCIPTAQKVKVKKVESAPADDNFNDYFFTSLDIE; this comes from the exons ATGTCCTCAGACAGTCTTGTGTCAAAACAGGATGGTGTTGCCAAATCCCAGAAAGCAG GCACAAGGAGGAGGAAATCACCAGACAGCAAAAGCATTCTTCTGCAAAGTTTAAATGAGAAAGCTGACCGACAAAAG GAGATGCGCAATTTCCTGCCTCTCCCGATTCACGAAAAGATGAGCTACAGCGCCCGAATGATGGCAGAGCAGAGGAAAGAGCTTGCCAAGCAGCTGACGGAGGAGGATGAGAGTGTTAAGATGCTAAAACAAGCCAAGCGTAAGCCAACCCTCCCGATACAAACACCTGCAAGGCGTGAGCTGAAGACGGCCTTGTTGAAACAAA CAAACATTGTGAGAGAATGCAAACTCGACTTCATCACCATGGAGCGTCAGAAGGCTGTGTTGGAG ATATCACTGATGACAAAGAGGTCAGAGATTCATAAAATGGACAAGGCCATTGCAAAGGAGGAGAGACAGCTGAAGGAGCTGGAGAAGCTCATCGAGAAGGACAATCAAAGCTTTGAACAGTTCCTGAGGGACAATGAGAAGAAGTCAACAGAGGCCCGAACATT TTTTGAACGAGAAGCCAAGTCCAAACAGGAGAGAAACACTGAGATTAAGAAGTTGACTTCTGAAATATCAGTAATAAGAAG TGACGTTTCCAGCTATGAAGAAACACTACAAGAGTACAAGAGGTACAAGGAGCTTCTCTTTAAGTTGTCTCCACCAGAGTGGCAGGAGGCCCAGAGAGCAAAGCTTATGAAGAAAGCTCCATTGAATGAAAGCACTGAGGATGAGCTGAACAAGAAACCAATAGAGTCAACATCAGTCAAGCAAG AGAAGACTGTGGAGAACGACAGTGCCCGTGGTAGGCCCAGACTGCCATCTGCAGAGAGCGCCAG TCTTTCAAAGCGGTCTGACCCGGATACTGACAGTTCAGAATACGAG GACGATCCGGAGTTGTACTTCACCGACCCCAAACAGCTGATTGAGCTGATGACGGAGCTAACAGAGCAGAACTTATCTTTGATGAAGAACTCTACAAGAGCTGAGGAGACACTGGAGGAGCTTAAACAATCTATGGAGGCAATCAAGAAGACAAC TGAAAAGGATAAGGAGCTCCTGACACAGCAAATCCATGAGATGAACAAGAGGATCGAGGATGAGAAGGCGAGAGCTGCAAAGCTGAAACAGAAGGTTCAGCTCCATGTTTTGTTGAACACGGAGGATGAG GATGACATGCTGAATTCTCTCGGTGAGAAGGTGGCAGAGGTGTACAGGTTCTGTGTGGACGACAGGGTGAGCAGCCACAGCACTTTGGAGAAGCTGGCCAGCATTGAGAAGCAGATGTCTTCACTACTGCACTGCTTGGAGGAAATACCAGAGGAAAGCTTGGAAATGATGCAGAAGATCAAGGACAGCGAGAGGAGGACCAG GCAACGTGAAGAAAAGCTGAGGTTGCAAAGAGAGAAACAGATAGAACGGATGAAGAGATACTTAGAGAGGTCTCTGGCTGATGCCAAGAAAAGT AGTGGACGTAAACTAATGCCAAGATGCATCCCGACTGCCCAGAAGGTCAAAGTCAAAAAAGTGGAAAGTGCTCCTGCTGACGACAACTTCAATGACTACTTCTTCACGTCTTTGGACAtagagtaa
- the cfap100 gene encoding cilia- and flagella-associated protein 100 isoform X2 — MNGKLVTVSNKEMRNFLPLPIHEKMSYSARMMAEQRKELAKQLTEEDESVKMLKQAKRKPTLPIQTPARRELKTALLKQTNIVRECKLDFITMERQKAVLEISLMTKRSEIHKMDKAIAKEERQLKELEKLIEKDNQSFEQFLRDNEKKSTEARTFFEREAKSKQERNTEIKKLTSEISVIRSDVSSYEETLQEYKRYKELLFKLSPPEWQEAQRAKLMKKAPLNESTEDELNKKPIESTSVKQEKTVENDSARGRPRLPSAESASLSKRSDPDTDSSEYEDDPELYFTDPKQLIELMTELTEQNLSLMKNSTRAEETLEELKQSMEAIKKTTEKDKELLTQQIHEMNKRIEDEKARAAKLKQKVQLHVLLNTEDEDDMLNSLGEKVAEVYRFCVDDRVSSHSTLEKLASIEKQMSSLLHCLEEIPEESLEMMQKIKDSERRTRQREEKLRLQREKQIERMKRYLERSLADAKKSSGRKLMPRCIPTAQKVKVKKVESAPADDNFNDYFFTSLDIE; from the exons ATGAATGGGAAACTGGTTACAGTAAGTAACAAG GAGATGCGCAATTTCCTGCCTCTCCCGATTCACGAAAAGATGAGCTACAGCGCCCGAATGATGGCAGAGCAGAGGAAAGAGCTTGCCAAGCAGCTGACGGAGGAGGATGAGAGTGTTAAGATGCTAAAACAAGCCAAGCGTAAGCCAACCCTCCCGATACAAACACCTGCAAGGCGTGAGCTGAAGACGGCCTTGTTGAAACAAA CAAACATTGTGAGAGAATGCAAACTCGACTTCATCACCATGGAGCGTCAGAAGGCTGTGTTGGAG ATATCACTGATGACAAAGAGGTCAGAGATTCATAAAATGGACAAGGCCATTGCAAAGGAGGAGAGACAGCTGAAGGAGCTGGAGAAGCTCATCGAGAAGGACAATCAAAGCTTTGAACAGTTCCTGAGGGACAATGAGAAGAAGTCAACAGAGGCCCGAACATT TTTTGAACGAGAAGCCAAGTCCAAACAGGAGAGAAACACTGAGATTAAGAAGTTGACTTCTGAAATATCAGTAATAAGAAG TGACGTTTCCAGCTATGAAGAAACACTACAAGAGTACAAGAGGTACAAGGAGCTTCTCTTTAAGTTGTCTCCACCAGAGTGGCAGGAGGCCCAGAGAGCAAAGCTTATGAAGAAAGCTCCATTGAATGAAAGCACTGAGGATGAGCTGAACAAGAAACCAATAGAGTCAACATCAGTCAAGCAAG AGAAGACTGTGGAGAACGACAGTGCCCGTGGTAGGCCCAGACTGCCATCTGCAGAGAGCGCCAG TCTTTCAAAGCGGTCTGACCCGGATACTGACAGTTCAGAATACGAG GACGATCCGGAGTTGTACTTCACCGACCCCAAACAGCTGATTGAGCTGATGACGGAGCTAACAGAGCAGAACTTATCTTTGATGAAGAACTCTACAAGAGCTGAGGAGACACTGGAGGAGCTTAAACAATCTATGGAGGCAATCAAGAAGACAAC TGAAAAGGATAAGGAGCTCCTGACACAGCAAATCCATGAGATGAACAAGAGGATCGAGGATGAGAAGGCGAGAGCTGCAAAGCTGAAACAGAAGGTTCAGCTCCATGTTTTGTTGAACACGGAGGATGAG GATGACATGCTGAATTCTCTCGGTGAGAAGGTGGCAGAGGTGTACAGGTTCTGTGTGGACGACAGGGTGAGCAGCCACAGCACTTTGGAGAAGCTGGCCAGCATTGAGAAGCAGATGTCTTCACTACTGCACTGCTTGGAGGAAATACCAGAGGAAAGCTTGGAAATGATGCAGAAGATCAAGGACAGCGAGAGGAGGACCAG GCAACGTGAAGAAAAGCTGAGGTTGCAAAGAGAGAAACAGATAGAACGGATGAAGAGATACTTAGAGAGGTCTCTGGCTGATGCCAAGAAAAGT AGTGGACGTAAACTAATGCCAAGATGCATCCCGACTGCCCAGAAGGTCAAAGTCAAAAAAGTGGAAAGTGCTCCTGCTGACGACAACTTCAATGACTACTTCTTCACGTCTTTGGACAtagagtaa